The DNA segment ggacactctAAAGGGTTGATTAGCAAACAGGTGTAAGACATATCACTTATTGGAACGGAAGCGTCAGACTCTTTAAACCTGGTACTAAAACTCATCAAACAGAAGCTGAAAATGAGCTACCAGTGCCTTTTAGGGTTATGGTCAAGACTTCCCAGAATGTGGTTTCTACAGTGCGGACAAATCTGAAGAAAtagcagttcaggggaactgtggcgGTCAAGATGAGACCTGGACAGGGGCACTGTATGGGGGTccattctaagggcctgtgactgacagggaccCAAAAAATGTATGTTGGCTGACTTGTtagcattgtgggaaaaaacTGCTCATATAATACTCGATTAGCTACAGAGACCGTGTTTACTGCCTCtcggttttaaaaaatgaacaaatgtgtcatttggccaagggtgcccaaacttttgcataaaaaataaaatatctatATGAATAATCAGTATACCTCAATATGTAagaatacacaatataaatagaCAATAAGAACAGACAAATTGTTAAaagttttataataataataataattagttattagtaataattaggttaatactgccaaaagaatagggcTATCTAAACATTAaaccattggcaccatgcctgtgTTCTCTGATGAGTTGATGGAgttgatgatggagatgattttttgatgagttgaggagttgggaatgaggtggggtggtgatcatccaatatcttgATCTCACTGAACgcccttgttgctgaatgcaatcaaattctcacagcagtgctccaaagtaGAATGTCTTCCCTGGAccggagagacagagacaatgaatgagcagatgtctcaGTACTTTTGGCCATGTAGTGTAGTAATATCCTGTGGTTATGACTCTGCAATACACTTTTACATTAAATACTATTAAGCTTAAGAATGGACTAAACAATCCAACAGTCTTTCGTCATCGCCACTGGTTGGTGTGGCCCAACAgctaacaccactatctgccagtaagctaccacagcatgtgggagaccagggttcgattcctggtctgggtgactatactggttgactagtccttgggcaagactcctaacactacactggaccacctctgtaatatgagtaggTTGGTAGGaatatggttggtgtggcgcagcagataaaaccactagctgccggtgcgctattacaccatgtgggagaccagggttcgattcccagtctgggtgaccgtatgctgtgctacaccaataagagtccctgggcaagactcgtaacactacattggccctcctctgtaatacgagtaactttgtaagtcgctctggataagagcgtcagctaaataccataaatgtaaatgtaaatgagtagCCTTGtaggtcactctggataagagtcagctaaatgccctaaatgccCTAAATATACGCTTAGTCCAGAGCTGTGAAACTACCAGAAACGTAGTGCTTGGGTTTGTTTTTGCTCAAATAcctttggtttgtttgtttacagcgtTATGTGTATCTCACTGCCCCTCCTGGAACGTCCGATTTACCCACCATCACTGTAAGCTCTGTGCTCTCGTTCGACGACGTGGCGAAATCTGTAAACGAACTGAAAAAGCGTCTGGAAGACTTCTGTAAAGAGGACATTGAGAGGATAACTAACAGAGGTAAAGTTTACAACTGCTTCAGTATTTTGCTTAATGGAAACAGAAGACCCCAGGCACCTTTAACACTCAAGCACCATATGATGCTTTTCAGCTGCTTTCTGGCTAAAAAGCCAAAATCATGTttgattattaatgtattacatTACTGTTGTTTTCACAGTGAAGCAAATCCAGATCCTCACACCTATGACCAGAGACGAGGTCCTGCAGTGTAagttacagcacacacacacacacacacacatacagattatACATTCACTatctactttattagaaacacctacacgtTGGCTACTGGATCCTGCGGCACAAAGGTGGTGCAAACATGGAGCCAGTCAGCGGATCCCTACGTCTTTAAGCCCTCCCACCGAACGGTTCTGTGGCCCATCCTGAACCCTGTCCATATAGAAAAGGCACCAGAATGGTTGCTCTCTGTGCTCAGAACCATTGTTGCTGTCGTCAGCAGCGCAGCAAAACAACATGGGAGGACAGGAACGTCTTTTGTTGTTGGTGACGGAGATGAGGTGCGGATGTGTGCCGTTTCAGGCAGAGATTCGTTCACATTACGGACATGAATGTGAATCATCAGGATAGCCAAATCTGATCTGAGCAACAATATGAATTGATGAGGCTTGTAAAAAGGGCCCTTTATTTCCCCAGGCACGGGATGTCAATTTGATGTCAGAAAGATGTTGCTCTCTAATTttggttgacatcaagctccaaccttagacagacgttgaattttggcTGGAAATCAAAATCACATATCCGTCAAAAACCAACACTGGGATAACATCAAGCTCCAATTTTGGCAGACGTTAAAATTTGGTCACTAAACACCATAAATGAAAAACCAGCAACATAGCAACATCTAACAAGGTTAGATTATGAAgtttagcagatgttgggtTTCTGTCATCATACATTACAACTAAATGTTATTAGTTTTAACAGCATGTGACGTTTGGCAGATGTGGGATATTGCTTATTATATGTGACCCGACATCACAACTTACATTCAACCAGATAACAACGTCTGTCGACATCAGTGGCCATCTGAGTTACATCATATTACAATGTGAATAAAGACAGAttgtaatctgattggctgatccaTGTTGTCCCTAATGGCTCATTtacttaactttttttttttttttttttacactttttaccCCAGTGTACAATGTAGTACATCATTACAACCTCCTCCACCGTCaccatgtttgttgttgtcagaAACTGTTGTCTCAGAAGCTGCCACCCCTTGTGACTGTATTGCTTAACATCCATGTCAAAGTAAATGACATATAGAAGCATGTGGGCAGTGATGGTTACAGTGTTTGCAATGGACAtattcattttcatacataAAGGGAGTATAAATGAGCCCTAACAACCCCTTAACTGTGGTAAACACTACTGAACTCCACAGCCTCTTGTTGCCCCTTTGTTACAGTCATTTCCCTTCATTATAACCAAAGCTCATGTATTTTACCCCCACCAGATTTCTGTGATCTGACATTGGACACCAACACAGCCTACCGGCGTCTCGCTCTGTCTAACTCTAACAAAACGGTGGTCAACAATGACAGGGACCTGACCTACCCAGACCACCCCGACAGGTTCGACTGGCCGCAGGTGCTGTGCAAGGAGAAGGTGTGTGGTCGTGCCTACTGGGAGGTGGAATGGGGCGGCACCAACGGGATCAACATCGCTGTGTCGTACAGGAACATCCAGAGGAAGGGTGGCCGGAACGAGTGCTGGTTCGGCTGCGGCGAGCAGTCCTGGAGGCTCTACTGCTCACCGTTCAGGTACGCCTTCAGGCACCACAGCAAAGAGACCTACATCCCCAAAAACAACCAGTCCACCAGGATAGGGGTGTACCTGGATTACGACGCTGGAACACTGTCCTTCTACAGCATCGCTGAGAAAATGATCCTTCTCTACAAAGTGCAGGCTGAGTTCACCGAGCCTTTATATCCTGGCTTTACTGTGTGGCCTGGATCCAAACTGACCCTGTGTCCACCTGCAAAATTATAGATTGCCTACTTAGCCCCTTAATTATCTGTAGAATTTTGCCTGAAGATAAGGTTCCTAAACCTTAACATGTTGACCCTTGTTGACCCTTGTTGTCAGTTGTTAGAAGTTATGCagttatgagagagagagagagaggaactgaGGTGTAGGCCCAGAATTCAGAATTCAAGGGGTTCAATTCTCAACCCAGTCCTAAGGATACACCAGAATACACATGCAAGCAGATCTTCaaaacaatgggcctcattcaccagttTCTTGAGAAAGGTCCAAACAAAGTCCCCGTTTACACTTGGTCACTTCATGCGACCAGTATCCTGATTGTACCCTGATAAGACTTTAGCTGCATGCGATTACACTTGGTAGCCCAATGCATCTCCAGTTAGTCAGACAGAAATCTGATTGTGTGAGACGGAATATGAAAAGATCAGATTTGTATTTATGGATATGCAtcttgggtgcgtttacacatctggattgtaccctgataagattttagacACATACATAGTTAAATGTATCTCTGGTTaatcagactgaaatcagaTCGGTGTGTGGGATGGAATGTGCACATTCGCTTGTTGTGCTTGTTCTGGTGTTTCGCTTGTACTTGGAGACATTTTGGTTGTCAAATGGGTCTCAGAGAGCAATACTGCTATAATATGTggctcagaccacctcctgaagtgatttgagtgatgggatttgtcTCTGATTTAAATGCATGTTGGGTGTGTCAAAAAAGTCTACAGCAGATTCATGATGTGGTTGAAATGATGAATCTCATTGTTCTCCTAAAACGAACAAATCCCAACAGTCTTTGTAAAGACTGCATAAGTGGGTTTTAGGAAGAGAGTTCTTCTGAAAGACGGGTGGTGAATCAGACCCAATGTCCAACATTTATGTAAAGCCTTCCTAGAAGATTAGAGGCTTTAACTGGATAAAAAGGAGGGAAACTCTCTGTTTATACTCTTGACTTCAGAGAAAATGTTAGATTACAttacaggtgtctacaaacttttggaggCAAGGTATATTGCGTCTGGAAACTATCTGGTTGGAGTGTGTATGGGGAAAGAGATCATATTGAAGATAGAGAAGGAACAGGTTCCTAAGGTCCTAAAAGACTGATTCCTCTTTAGCCTGAACAACAAGTCATTCAAGTTGACTTTCATCACTATAACCCAGGGGTGGACAATTCGGGTCCTGGAGGAGTGTTTCCTGCTTAAGCACACCTCAGTCAACTCACCTATTGATTGCCAGGTTTTGTAAGTCTATTAGAGCAGGAAAATCTGTGCCAGACTCTGGCCCCATTACCCACCCCTGCCATAACCCCACATGTTCATGTGAACGTCTGATGAAATGAAGCTAAACCTAATAATGTAGATACCTTGACTCCTACCGTAACGTGTTCTGCTGAATCTGATCCCATATGGACAGCAGGTGTTGGCTGGTTAGATGGAAAGACAGCTGATGTAAGAATGCAACAACCCACCTGCAGTCGAGCTTCTCAACACACCACAGGTTCATGAACAGGTTACAGTAGTTTAGAACACTAAATTTAGCAGCAGAGGTCAGGCTGGCTAATGTATTAGGAGAATAAAGAAAGGGTGATTTTGCTGGGCTATTTGTCAGTGATAACAAAAATCTAATATTGCTATTTAGGAATGAAAGCATGATAACAGCTTGGACCATACAAaatgcagaaaaagaaaaaggttgaACCAAGGGCTGGTCAGCTAAATCTGCAGTTTAACTGTACTATATTTGTACTGACTGGTTGTATCAACAATTTAATACACAATTAAATAAAGTCCTTTTGATCTGGAGATTGTAGTATGtgttatttcttcatttcttattttctaCAGTGTGAAACTATGtcatatattgtcactgtcatgcaaaaaatcAAATagatttttgacataatgtgaatgtgGCCaagagaaatgctccaaaactgaTTGGAACATAATCAATGGTTTTCACTAAAAGGtaaggttttttccttttctcgAGAAGTTGCCAATTTGGAGACAAACATACAAGCCAATCATTTGTTTGTTGAATTTTTCTCCCAATTCGGTACTGCCAATTAATGCACCCATTCGTAACTCCCCATAGCACTAGCAATCATCCCgacacatgcaaagccagccaccgcctctttcaaactgccgccaatgTGGCATTGTTTGGCAGCTGActcgctcagaggaaagcaagGGGTCCCTAGCCCTAGCTCCACTGCACTAGGTGATGCAcaagatgcctgtgctggcctgAGCTGGAGTGAAGAGTGatgagtgatgagggaagagagtgACATCTACCCATAGacagcatggccagttgtgctctctaagacttcagctgctgatggcaaagtggcatggctcccACATAATACTTACATAACGTCCATATTTCTGTTACAACCACCAGCTCACCAGGTTTTAAGCTTTAGGGATACAGTGGTGGATTATGTCTGTgtattatatgattatatgagTATGTGTGTAACATAAGCACTCCCAGCTGGCTCTAAGGACGGCCTGGACCTTACTGCCAATAATACCAAACCATCCAAGTCCATAATCTCAATATATCTGGAAATATCAGCTAAAAGTTATGTTTATGCTCCTTACATTGCTAGGTTCTCTTAGCGTTATTGATAACAACTTTTAGAACCTTTTATCCAACCTGCTTCTTCATGGATCCAGAGCCCACCTGAATCACTGCTCACAGGGCAGGATGGGATGGGGCGCCAGTCCATGGAAGGGTACCACACACATCTGTTTAAGcttaggggcaatttagcacagccaattcacctGCCATGCATCTTTGAGAAGTGGGAAGACTGACTCAAAGGCAACGGCCAGAGAGAggatcaaactcacaaccccaAGCACTTGGCACACCTTTTGGCacacctacactatatgtccaaatatttggggacaccccttttaatgcatacattcagctacttaaagcacatgcacatacacagattgtctagcccctgtaacaaagtactgccaatagaaccaAACTTTCTGGAGCaaagataagcatgaacctattgcataatgccaggtgtgggctagaggggtatgtgggccctcatcccaaaagcactgttATGAAGCACCATAACtccagagaagacagttccactgctccacagcttaatgtttggaggctttatacccctctagcccatgccaggcattgggcatggtgccaataggttcatgtttatctgctccagagagtcctattctattggcagtacttctctacagagactagacaagctgtatgtttgtgtgcatttgcacatctgtgtcagcaatgggtgcaaggttaaagcagctgaatgcattcattagaaggggtgtccacaaagttTTGACATATAGTGTTTTTGTGTATACACAAAGATATTATCATACAATCATGTTCAGAAAATTAGGACACgccattaaaaaacatttttttactaCTTTATAAAAACCCTAAAGTTAGAATCAGGTGCTGCACATCAGCCGCAGATAAGTGTAACATGGTCAGAGAGGATTGTGGAGGAGCCTGGATGCACTATACACGTATGCATTGCGTACTACACACTAATCCTATagggcaggggtgggcaacgagGGTTTGCAGCTTGCCCTGCGCCAACAGGCCTACAACACCTGGCCATTAACAGGTGAGCTGATTTAGGTGTGCTTAAACGGGAGAAGCACAGAACTGTGTAGGAATGTATATTAGCATATACGATATACTAACCTTAACAGTccaggtttggcaggttagtacatgAAATATTAACATACCAACCCATTTTCTTCTAACAGGAAGTaatgaagcgttgctatgccaatTGCACTTGCATCGTTATCTGCCATTGTTTCTAATAACTGGGGGATTCCCAATCAAAGTACTGGAAGTTCTGACTGGTTGTGCTTGGGGGGCAGACTTGGCTAAGAGATTTAAAAAGATATTCTTTAAAAAGGTCTGCTAGTGGATTTACAGTAATACAACAGCCAACATGGCCAAGTCAGGTCgccctagcaagttcagcccaagagcagaacgcCTCTTATAACAATCCTataaaaatgtcatcatgggatctacaggtagctcctgCCACAGTTTTGTTTTGCTGTCCAAATGTCCCTGTGtgttaaagaagacaaagggtTTAATGGGGTGCCCTAACATCTTCCCACGACTGTCTATCTATGTCATACAAACTGAACACCCTGCAGTGTAATTCTCTGGGCTTTTACTGCACACACTGTGGTGAGTGGTGTGGTGGTTGTAGAACACCAGTGCTGAATGTAGCACTGCTTTGGTTAAAGCATGCTGTGAGGTCATTGTTGCTGTGTATAGATCAAAAGCTTCTATAATCCCTCAGCTGCGCCACTAAAATCTCCACACTCATCTCCCTTGGCCTAGTAATCTagaccgctgtgtgtgtgtgtgtgtgttgggaaaTGCCACCTGCTAGATGTTTCTATTTTGGTGCTTTGTTCAGCCCTGCCCTAAAACAGAAACCAAAGCCAGATGAGATCCAGACATGCAGAACAGCTGCAGCACATGCACACTAGAGCTGCACAATGCATCGCCCGCTATTCGCTATGCCGATATCAGCCTTGCGATAATGACATCACAGAGAGCCAcggtatgcaaatgagctctctAAGCAATCACAGTTTGTTTACCTTGTGCTGTGAGCATCTTCTCCTACCACAGCTCCATGTGATAAATGGTGCTGTGGAGGTTCTATTAAATCAAAGCTCAACAAAAGTAACTGTTGGGGTCACAATGTTGCTGGTCAGCCTTTTACCAGGTCAATGGTGTAATttttggagcaggggcttctttcttggatggcagcctctcagtccatggcTAGGTCAAActtgcttgactgtagacagtaacactgatgttccagcagcttcccgTCCATGGCAGACATGTGCCTTAGTGgatcttgggttgttcctgaccatctgaaGCTGATGTTTTTGACCCTGAATCAACACAGACAGATGAACAGACAACAGAATTCATGGTTCCTTTGAATAAAAGTCACCAAGGTCTTACAGCAGCAAAACATACACTGCCTCACTGCCAGCACCCTGTTTGAATGGTGGTTTGGTGTTCATACTGCAAAATACAGATTTATCTCTAACCCAGATAAAAAATGGGACCTCTTGTGTTCAGAAAGTTACACTTTGGACTGATCTGTCTGTAGAACATTATCCTAAAAGGCTTAGGGATTGTGCAAGTGTCAGACATGTGTGTAGTTCTATGAATGCCATCTTTGCCAAGACTCTTTCAGACTGTGGAGTCATGAACACTGACCTCATCTGAGACTTAGAGAAACCTCTTTGGATGTTCTCCTGGAACCTTTGGTGACTGCTGCACCTTTCACCGCCTGGCTGTGTTCAATTAGCTTCAAGTAATATTATGATCAATTCAAtccattaataaaataattgtgtTGGATAAAGTTCTCTGTGTTTAATAATAGATTTTGTTTAGTGGTCTAAAAAACCTCACTGCAACAAATATGTGTTAATAGAGAAAATCAGAAAGGgagcaaatactttttcacagaTGTATCTGtcatacacacaaacagcctGAAGCTGTGTTCAGCCTGTCTTTCTAtcggtctgtctatctttatctatctatctgtctgtccgtctatctatctatctatctatctatctatctttgtctctgtctttctatctatctatctttgtctctgtctttctgtccatcCATTTATTTATCTAGTTATATCTGTCTagctatctgtatgtctatccatctatctgtatGTATCCCTacctatctgtatgtctgtctatccatctctctatctgtctacatgaatgtctgtctgtctatccatttatatatctgtctatctgtatgtctctctatccatctatctatatacCTATAGACCTATACCTATCTACATGTATGTCTGTCGGTCCAAGCATctttatatctatctatttatatatctgtacgtctgtctatctattgatctatttgtctgtctacaTGTCTGTCTGTACATCCGTGTATAAATCTATTTATATCTGTCTACCCATTTATCTGTATGTCTCCATacctatctatatgtctgtctgtctatctatccatctctctatctgtctacatgaatgtctgtctgtctatccatttatatatctgtctatctgtatgtctgtgtctatctatatgtctgtctgtctatccatctatctatatacCTATCTACCTACATGTATGTCTGTCAGTACAAATATCTTTATATCTATCTATTGATATATCTGTTTGTCTgcttatctatctgtctgtctacatttatgtctgtctatccatttctctatctgtctatctatatgtctgtctacaTGTGTCTTTCTGTCCATCCATTTATTTATCTAGTTATATCTGTCTAGCTATCTGTATGTATCCCTacctatctgtatgtctgtctatccatctctctatctgtctacatgtatgtctgtctgtctatccatttatatatctgtctatctgtatgtatctctatccatctatctgtatgtctctctatccatctatctatatacCTATAGACCTATACCTATCTACATGTATGTCTGTCGGTCCAAGTATctttatatctatctatttatatatctgtACGTCTGTCTATCTTTtgatctatttgtctgtctacaTGTCTGTCTGTACATCCGTGTATAAATCTATTTATATCTGTCTACCCATTTATCTGTATGTCTCcatacctatctgtctgtctgtctgtctatctatccatctctctatctgtctacatgtctgtctacccatctatctatatacctatctatctacatgTATGTCTATCTTTTGATATGTATATATCTATtgatatatctgtctgtctacatatATGCCTGTCAGCTTATCCATTTATATATGTCTATCCATCTATGTGTTTGtctctctatccatctatctatatacATATAGACCTATACCTATCTACATGTTTGTCTGTTGGTCCAAGTATctttatatctatctatttatatatctgtctatcttttgatctatttgtctgtctacatgtctgtctgtccatccatgtATATATCTATTTATATCTGTCTACCCATTTATCTGTATGTCTCcatacctatctgtctgtctatccatctatctatctacatgtaTGTCTATCTTTTGATATGTACATATCTATTGATATAGCTGTCTGTCTACATATATAAGGATAAGGATAAGgataaggtgcacgtattcgtcactgtacagtgtggactgtacagcgaaatgtgtcctccgcatttaacccatctggtagtgaacacacactcacacacacacacacacccagagcggtgggcagccaactccagcgcccggggagcagagagggtaaagggccttgctcaagggcccaacagtggcagcttgccgagcccgggaatcgaacccacaaccctgttatcgatatcccggcgctctaaccactgagccaccactgccctgttagcttatctgtctgtctatattttggtatgtctgtctgtctgtctgtcagtgtgcATCCAAGCTGTGGTCAGACAGAGTTACACACTCCCTGAGACTGTACTTACTGTGCCGCAAACAAAGGCACTGTGTTGATCTCGTCTTCCTCAGTGCGTGTCATTACACACCTTGGCCTCCAGATGGCCACAGACAGCCATTCCCTGTCTCCACTCTGAGCGGTTCCTCCAGTTCCCAAACGCCAAACAGGTGGTcacgcactcactcactcactcactcacacacaccaaacgGCCAGTGTGTACCGCGATGGGACGACGGGTTCAGTAGTGTTTGTTTTCCCTTTTTAAAGACCCCTTTTTCGATGTATGAAGACTCTCAACCAAAGAAGATTAATGCGCCGCGCACCGGAGCCCTGGACGCGTTCGCCCTGAGTTTCCCCTCTTGGATTCGGGACAGTCTGGGAGAACCAAAAGTATGAAAGTGACGGTGTGTTTCGGGAGAACTCGGGTTGTGGTACCGTGCGGAGATGGGAATATCAAAGTACACACACTCATCCAGCAGGCCACCATGAGATATAGGAAAGCAATAGCCAAGGTAAGCGGCGAGCTTCATCACCTTCGTGGCGTTTGTGAAAACGCTGGAGACAATGTTGCGATTCATTGAGCCGGAGGAGCTGCCAATATGGCGGTATTGAGGGAAACGGGGGAAGGGACTGGGAAAATCTGCTTATTTGGGGCTGTTTTAGAGTGTTGTATCACTTGGAAATCACTTCAGGCCACTCGAGAGTCCGTTGTTTAACAAACGATTTGAGGGAACCACGGCAGAAACTTGCGAAGTTGGCGACGTCCTCgaactctccgttccaccttaaatgtgcagcagttacattctggaGCCCATCGGGCtccagaatgtaactgctgcacatttaaggtggaacggagaattCGACCAAGAAGCGGGTAAATAAGGAGCAAACTTCATTTTCGTGAAATTCCAAAGCTTTAACCCAGCAACAACCACGCCAGACAAGTTCAACCTTTAGATCCAGAAACGTTTTTAACTTTTGATGACTTTCTTTAGCTAACCCACAAACGACAAAACGAGGGAACTTCTCGCTCGTTTAGCCCCGAGGCGCTGCTGTGCCAAcactgctagctagctatagctagctagctaatttagGGACGTTCTTCTAGATTGAGGCTTGCGATAAGAGGCTGTAATTTACTTTGGAGAGATTGTATAGTCTGGACATTGTTTCCCCGCTTGTCAGGACTGTAATAAGCCTTATCTGGGCGAGTGGACACTCGCCTGGCAGTGTAGCGCTTTGTTTCAGTCCAAATGAGCCCATTAGAAAGCCTGGCTGGCTAACTAAGTTAGCTAGCTCTGCCGCTAGCCGTCTTGCTAGGCTAACAGTGAGGAACCGGAGTAAACAGAGGGCTTCTTCCAGACCTCCAAGCTCATA comes from the Salminus brasiliensis chromosome 23, fSalBra1.hap2, whole genome shotgun sequence genome and includes:
- the LOC140545922 gene encoding tripartite motif-containing protein 16-like gives rise to the protein MSGVLGMAGSSRNYAAYGYVECGPCIGKKQKAVKSCLTCLDSYCCLHLELHEELHAGKRHKVIDATGFLQDKICSKHDKLLEVFCCSDQQCICLMCTMEDHRGHTIVSAATERTEKQSQLGEPKKKSLQRIVEREKELEALQRAVDSHKRCAQTALQESDKIFNEMIRSIERRRSEVQDLIKAQEKVAVSRAEAFLKQLEEEVAELRRTDEELQQLSLTDDHIHFLQRYVYLTAPPGTSDLPTITVSSVLSFDDVAKSVNELKKRLEDFCKEDIERITNRVKQIQILTPMTRDEVLQYFCDLTLDTNTAYRRLALSNSNKTVVNNDRDLTYPDHPDRFDWPQVLCKEKVCGRAYWEVEWGGTNGINIAVSYRNIQRKGGRNECWFGCGEQSWRLYCSPFRYAFRHHSKETYIPKNNQSTRIGVYLDYDAGTLSFYSIAEKMILLYKVQAEFTEPLYPGFTVWPGSKLTLCPPAKL